The Humulus lupulus chromosome 3, drHumLupu1.1, whole genome shotgun sequence genome window below encodes:
- the LOC133822015 gene encoding allene oxide cyclase, chloroplastic-like, translated as MACAGPATALRTISSSSPKLHNTRSPFSSSLSPPKSSLSFTKASSPSLVSTPKLQITSNPSSKTLFTCRSQASPSESETPTKVQELHVYEINERDRSSPAYLRLSKKEVNSLGDLVPFSNKLYTGCLQKRIGITAGICILIQNKAEKKGDRYEAIYSFYFGDYGHLAVQGSYLTYEDTYLAVTGGSGIFEGASGQVKLHQLIFPFKLFYTFYLKGIKDLPEELLGVHVEPSPAVEPSPAAKACEAHAVIKSFTD; from the exons ATGGCTTGCGCAGGCCCCGCCACTGCTCTCAGGACCATATCCTCTTCTTCTCCCAAACTGCACAACACTCGATCACCCTTCTCTTCATCGTTATCACCACCGAAatcttctctctctttcactaAGGCCTCAAGCCCATCTCTGGTATCAACTCCCAAGCTGCAAATCACCTCTAATCCGTCGTCCAAAACACTTTTCACTTGCAGAAGCCAAGCCTCTCCATCAGAATCTGAAACACCCA CTAAGGTACAAGAACTACATGTTTATGAGATAAACGAGCGTGATCGTAGCAGCCCTGCTTACCTTCGTTTAAGCAAGAAAGAAGTTAACTCTCTTGGAGATCTAGTCCCTTTCAGCAACAAA TTGTACACTGGTTGTCTCCAAAAGAGGATTGGCATCACAGCAGGGATATGCATTCTGATCCAGAACAAAGCTGAAAAGAAAGGTGACAGGTACGAGGCCATCTACAGCTTCTACTTCGGTGACTACGGCCACTTAGCCGTGCAAGGCTCGTATTTGACCTATGAAGACACTTACTTGGCTGTGACCGGTGGGAGTGGCATCTTCGAAGGGGCCTCCGGCCAGGTGAAGCTGCACCAGCTCATCTTCCCTTTCAAGCTTTTCTACACTTTTTACTTGAAAGGAATCAAGGACTTGCCTGAGGAGCTTTTGGGTGTCCATGTTGAGCCCAGCCCAGCTGTTGAGCCCAGCCCAGCAGCCAAGGCCTGTGAGGCCCATGCCGTCATCAAATCTTTTACTGATTAG